A window of Macrotis lagotis isolate mMagLag1 chromosome 1, bilby.v1.9.chrom.fasta, whole genome shotgun sequence genomic DNA:
ACATTTGAGTCAGCCACGGGTTAATAAGCCCATCTGACAGagtgggaaactgaggcccaaagagaggCCTTGTCTATGGTCACATGGATTTGTAGGGAAGACCATGGGGAGGTGAGGGGCTAAAGGCAGACAGTTTGCTGACCTCTTGGAGTTCTTCATAGGTGATGAACAAAAAGTTGTCCTTTCCCTCCATCCGCATCCATCCCTTTATGTGATCAAACCAGGAGCCAAATTGCACTGAGATTTGTGGGGAAAGGAAGCAGGTGCATGAGAGGACAATGACATCCATATCTCCCTTCACCTCTAGCCCATGTGGTGTCTCCTCCCATCCCTCAGAGGGTTTCCTCACCCTCTATCATCAGAGCTTCCTCCACCCACACCCCACCCAGCCACCCAGCCTCAGCCTCTTCATTATCCAGCCAATCTTTCAGTGTCTCTGGCCTGGCTCTCCCTCCTAACTAGCTCTTTCTCAAAGTTCTCTTAGTCAGTCCCTGTTTCCACTTCTGCCTccacctctccctccccttctctttccctctctctctctttgccttcctctctctctctcttccccctccccctcttccttccctccttctctttctctctgtctgtctctctgtctctctctctctctctctctcctttccacctctgctttctctctctctgccacccTGATCTCGAAGTTCCTTTATCTGTCTCAGTCTCCTTGTGACTCGAGTTCCCCTCTTATTCTGTCTTTTTAGTCCTGTGACTGCTTCTCCCTCCTGATCCAGGACCCTGCCCTGGTTCTCACTCTCTCCAttgagaaaatcctgcaagaactGGTCTGGATTCTCCGGGTCCTTGAGGTGTCCGGCAATCTTAGAGTAGTGATAGAGGGAGACCAGGACATCTCGGGGATTGCGGCTTATGTAGATGACCTaaaggaatcaggaagagcttGATCACAGAGCTGGCTGTGGGTCTTGGAGACATCACCTAGCAGAGCTCCAGTGATTCAGCCCGCTTCCAGTCGTGACTGGGAGACCTTCACTGGCCAGAGAAATGAAAGCTCTTGGGTCATTACAATGAACTAGCATCCCCAGCCAGGAAGCCCAGGGAACAAGAATCATGAGGAATGAGAAGGGAGGGGATGGAGATCATGATTGGGAGCCTCACTGAGGAGATCCTGGGCATCTGACTAAAGGAGGAGTCAGTCTGACTCCCCAGACTCCCCAGAATATCTTGGCACAAGGGGCTTCCCTGGATCCTCCCTCCTGATTCACATTGTTCCATAGAGTCCAGAGACGTTGAATTGTCTAAGGTCCCGCAAAGCAGTATTTGAAACGAATTTTCATTAGTAATGAACCCTTGGTCCAGCTCACCCTTCCAGGCTTACTTTGGCTTTGGAGTTGAAGAAGTCCCGGGGGAATAGCTGAATGGGCAGATGGGAGCTGATGAGGCGAGGGGTGGACATGTGCTTGATGGACAAGAAACCTTGGATAGTTTCACACCAGGGGGCCCGCTCCCAGTTGGGGACTGAGCGGGCCCAGGAGGGATCCCCATCCTTCAGCAGTACACTCAGAATCTCGATCATCCAAGTGGTACCTAGAAAGAAAGATGGTAGCAGGGTGGTCAGGGAGAGTCACTGGAGAAGCCTGGCAGAATGAAGGGGGACCCAGAGGGAGGTCAGGGGACACAGAGGGAGATCAGAGGGGATATTGAGGGAATGTCCTCACTCAGGGGGCCCAGGGCAGACAGAGGTTCCTCTGTCTGGCAGGTTTTTCCACCTACCTGATTTGGGGTAGGTGACAATGAAAATGTCATCATCTTTGACCTTGAAGTCCTTCTCAATATAGCTTATGGTCTCTGGACTGTAGAGGCCCATAGGGAAGTTGATGCCTTTGTATTTGAAGAATGCTCTGGTCATCATCCGTCTGAAAAGAGAATGTCACCATCCATATCTCCAACCATGCCCTGGCCTCATCTCCCTCACTTATTgggtgactttggaaaagtcacttatctCTCAGTCTGCAGTTCTGTCATCTTGAAAGGAAGGGTTAGAATCAAAGTATCCTGAGGGGTTCTTGGGGTTCTGAGATTTCTGGAGATTTAGGAGGCTGCAGGAAGACTGAAAAGGAGGATGGGGCTGAAGATCACAGGGTTAGATGTGCACTTAGCCCTCCTGCCAAGAACTCCAACAGTGGCCTCGGTCCAGGGCAGAGTCAGACAGGTTAATCAGAAAGACCAtgtgaaagacaaaagaaatggaGGGGAAGTTTGGGATTTCAAACTGGACTGGGGAGGGGGTAAAGATGGGGAACTTCTAAGGGCCAGACACCTTGggagtgttctctctctctcctccctcaccccatatccctcagtctctctgtctcttctctttgattttctctctcctaactctgtttctgtttctgtctctctctctctctctcctctcccttcctcattctcctcccttttcccctctttccctcctcttatTCCTCCCTCTACTTCCCTTCACTCTCAGGCTTGTCTCTTATTGTTTCagcctgtttttttcccctttttcctccacTTCTCTGTCTCTGCCAAAAACCAAACAGCTAAGAACTTTTTGACTTTCCTTAGGGTCAATTCATCCTTTAAGGAGATGATGGGGTTTGTAGAAAAAGAAGGATTCCAAAAGGAACTCTGTTTATGGTGGATAGGACTTgcttaattctttcattttctgctttttgcAAAGGAGAATGACCCTGGCACTGGAAATAACAGATAACAGAAGAATGACTAACAGAGAAGTGAGGAGATGGCAAGAGAGTCCTTGGCTGCTCTTGAGGAACCAATGAATTACCCCCCCCCATCTCACCATTCATCCTCTCccccctacaaaaaaaaaaagggctggTGGGTGTATTGGTTGAATTATTGATAGTGATAGTTGAAAGATCATAGAGATTCCCAGTTtccagagagggaagaaaaaagaaattgtcccCTCTAGGCCAGTGAACTTGACTTCAAATTCTGACCAGATTCTAGaagggatcattttttttttaggttttttgcaaggcaaatggggttaagtggcttgcccaacgccacacagctaggtaattattaaatgtctgagactggatttgaacccaggtactcctgagtccagggccggtgctttatccactacaccacctagccaccccctatgccacctagctgcccctagaagggATCATTAAAGAGATGTCTGGCAAAGTCTTCGAAAGGGAAGCAATGATTCCAAAGAGCCAGCCTTGCTGGGTATGCTGGACCAAACCCATTTCCTTTTTGGGACAGGATTGCTAATCTGGTAAAGGAGGAGAGAGTGCTATGGATAGAATTCATCTTGATTTTAATAAAGCATTTGAGAAAATGTCTCTGACCTATTCtgatggggaaaatggaaaaaagtggaCTAGAGAATAATAGATCCAGAAACGGTTGGATAACCAGATTCAAAGAGCAATGGTTAATGGTCCACAGTCTGCATAGCAAGTGATCTCCAACAGAGTGTCCTGGGGATATGTACTTGGCTCTCTGctgtttaacatgtttaaagaTGACTTCGGCAAAGACACAAACGGAATACTCATTAAATTGGCAGATGGCACAAAAAGTGGAAGTAATATTTAGCAGAATGGATGACAGAGTCAGCATTCAAAAGGATATTAAGATGAAATTGTGGACCTTTTTCCTCTTTGTGTCTCATTATCTCCAGGAGTACTGTAGCAACCTTAGTCAAAATGAAGTTTTAATCAAATTCAGGACCACATCCCTCAGTCTTGTCCCCTAGGTCTGCCACCCAAGGTTAGTCCTCTTATCTCCCATGATGATTGGGTTTTTCTGGAAGTGGCATCTGAGAAAACACTCCTTGAAGCCCCACTGGGAGGGACCTTTCCAGGTGTTGTTTGCCATCTTCACGGCTATAAAGTTCCAGGGAATAGATACTTGAAAACTGTTCCCATCCCTGAGTGGACATTGGATCCTATCAGAGAACTTGCCATATGACTTtgtaaaaagaactagaaaaaagatGAAACCTGAGACAGGAGGCTTTCCCAAGAAGTCTATACCAGACTTGTGAGACACCaacttaaatttccttttcatctttcattctGATATCTGTGGCAGTTTTAGAGTGGTTTCTATGTGTTAAACTTGCCCTAATTTCTTTGCAAACATGATTATTTACCCATATCCTTAATAAACCAAAGTCCAGTCTCTACCATTCcagtttgtttttcattcatttccttccaTTGCTCAGCTGGGTCTCCTGGTTGTATTATAATTGTTTTACTTTGGTTATTCATGAGGGAAGGATCATCATTTTGGAAGGAAAACCACCCCTCCTCTCCCATACCAAACACCCCATATGAAGGCAAGCCAGAAGGTAGCCAAGCTGTTTTAACTCTCCAGCTTCTGGTGAGGAGCTAACCCGCTAGGAGTCACTGCTGGATCTCCCACCTCTGCTACTGATTGGAGCTCTATTGAGCTGATAGTACATACCCACCCAAGCAAGGCCCTAAAGTTTACTAAAAATGCATTTCCTGACATgcaattaacatttataaaaataagtgagAACAAGACTGATAATGAGTATGAAGTTTCCCttagaactcttttttttcagaaaacgaTTTAAGGAAAcacttctttctgactctaacTACACTTTTCTGGGTATAGCTTGGGCCTCCACAGAACCCTTTGCTACTTTCTGTTATTTTGTAAATCACACTTCTGGAATCCCTGTAGGTAACCTTGACCCAgtcctttgtaattcttttttttttggggggggggtttgcaaggcaatggggtaaagtgacttgcccaagatcaaacacctaagtaattattatctgatttgaattcaggccctcctgactccaaggttggtgctctatccagggTACTACCTGGCTTCCCCTGCCCTTTATAATTCCATCATGTGGATTCATCCAGGTTGACCATTACAGGGGGAAAAGAAAGCTCACTCTATGTAAATTTGGCTAACTCTTGGGTTCTAAGAATGAAGCCAACCAGGTAAGTTTCTCTGTCTCCAGATACTGTGAAGGCTGGCTTGATAGGATTGACCCCACACTCTTTATTTAGCAATACATTCTTCATCATCAATACTTACTTTACGGCTAGGCTTGGCAAAAACTTGGACCTGACAAGACAGAGAATCAAGTTATGTTTTGGGACTATCAGGCAGAAAAAGAGTAGAATCGGTTTCCAAGGGCAATATTAATAATCCTTGTCTAAATCCTTCCATGAGAACGACTCTCTCAAAACTGGTTTTTATATAAGAATACCTCAGGgcggggggtggctaggttgcgcagtggatagagcaccggccctggagtcaggagtacctgagttcaaatccgacctcagatacttaataattacctagctgtatggccttgggcaagccacttaaccccattgccctgccaaaaaaaaaaaaaaaaaaagaatacctctAAGGGACTCAGTGAACGGTGCCCTTATCCAATGGGAAGGATATCTGAATTTAAGAGAACCTCAGGTCCTATTTCACTTTCCCTCACCCTACCATCATCTCTAAGGATGTTTTTCTTGTGTGGTACATTGCTTTATCAACTCTCCCTCCACAGTGGTCAGGATTAAGTTCCATTGTTCAAGGGGTATACAATCCATTTCAAATATTATGtgctgaggaaattgagttagGAGAACCCAGCTTTAGAGCTTGCAGAAGAGTTGTTCTCCCAACCTTTCCCACTCTGACCTGCAGTATGTTTGTCCAAACTCCATAGAGTTTCAGATATCCCTAGGTCATTGTTCCTACATGAATTTCCTTGATGATCATCCCTAGGGTCAGATACAATCAAAAGGGCAATTTTCAGTCTCATGAGGTCTTTAATAACATATTACCATAATCAAATTCTGGGTGTTTAGCTCAAAAGATCAGATCTCTACTGTCATCTCACAGTGGCAACAATATTTTATCACAGAAAAATTCCTAGGAATACTCCTATACCTTTATCAGTCCAAGACTTCATGGCTATGGAGCCTTGCCCCACAGTTTGACCAGTCTGCTTCTGATGGGCATTCCCACTCCCACCATTCCTCCTAGGAGCTGCTGTCGTGGCTACTACAGGAGTGGGAGTGGCAGCTCTTGTTCCTTCAAAGGAGGTTTATAGGGCTCTGTCTAAAGAAATTGGGGACATGAATGATGAGGTAGCAGTCACAGGGAAAAATCTTAACTCCCTGGCTGGAGTAGTTTTATAGTAAACCAAAGGGTACAAGATGCATTCCTAGTGGCAAAAGGAGGAGTTTGCCTTTTTCTCAATGAAGAATGTTGTTTTTATGTTAACAAGTCCCAACTACTACAGGACATTATAGAGATGTTTCAGACTTGAGGCACTTGATTACAGGAGAAAATATCAGACTGCCCAAGGTATGATATTTTTAGAGCCCTTCCCTCAGGCATAGGAGTGTGATTAGATCTCTCCTTTTTCCCATTACAATCATTTCCCCTATAGTAATAGCTATCATTGCTCTTATCTTACTTGAAGTATGGGTAGGGCTGGCTGTGGCCTGAAAATGTTCTGGTAATACTCTGGTAATAAGTTAATgtcctctgttttcttttctcctcaaaaggcagagacagagatccCTTGGTCAGATGAAAAGGGTTTGAGGGAACTTTCCTTCCTGCCTCTGAAGAAGAATAAAGATGGTTCTACAGGTTGTGCCTTGCACCCCTTTGACCCATAGGGAGAACTGATGACATAATCTAtaacagttttttgttttttaaaaaatattatcagtGATTTTGTAATAACTAGCCATTTatgcagcagctaggtggcaaggtggatagagcaccggccctggagtcaagtgtccctgagttaaaatccagacttagacacttaataatgacctagctgtgtggccttgggcaaccccatttgccttaccaaaaaaaaaaaaaacctaaaaaaaaataactaatcatttattatagaaaatttataaaatatctttctATATACAAGTGAGATTACTATACtttcttaaaatctttctttttgtttgcattaatcatttttaagaaaaataattttctgcaATTTGATATAataatttgtgaaaaaaatattgttgTCACTATGAGATGTTACAGATTTGATCCTTGTGAACTGAACATCACTTGGAGTTGGAATATGGGAATTTGCTATTAAAGACCTCATGAGCTAAAAATTGCCCTTCTATCTATGTCTGACCGCAGGTATGATCATCAAGGAAATTTATGCTGGACCAAAGACCTGTGATGTCTGAAACTCTATGGGGTTTGAACATATGTACTACAGGTGATGGTCTCAGTGGGGAAGGTTGGGAAAACAACTGTTTAGCAAGTTCTAAATTTGGGATTCTCCCAACTCCAGCATAATATTAAAGTCCTGGCAGACTTTAAGTCTCATTCAAGGCATTTGGCCATTCATATATCCTCTGTCTGAGAATATGACATCTAAATACCTAAGGACATTTTTATCTCCTTCCTTATGTCCCTGGTCTTTATGGCAATTTATGGTAAATTTCTGTAACAGTGTCAAGTGACCAGTCAACTCCTTACATCAGAAGAAGGATGACCTGTGGtctgttttaaaattatatatttttaagataaatcCATTTTCAGTTAAGggtttttgattctttttaaacATTGGCAACaggtaaaaattgttttatttgtaaatcactGAATACACACTGTTCTAAAAATATTATCCAACACATAGATTACAAATTCAAGTTAATTTGGCAATTTTTAATGACTTCAATCTTGTAGTAGAATCATCATTCTTatgattatttgattattttattggcTTAACAGCTAagtatggagaaaagaaatgaataatgcCAAGTATAAAACTGAGCTTTAAAACTggtttgatttttcaaaatttctacttGTAATTAAGTTCTTTGTGTATATCCGCATGACAATTGACATCTCAGATTATACATTTTCATGGTCACAGAaatttccaaatttcatttttttaaatactgaaaatatattataatctGATATGATTTGTGTTGAACTTATTCCTTTACCAGAAACTAAGATATCCACAAGTAATCTATGTGTAAGGGCCTGGTCTTTGGCAGAATTGGAGCTACAGAAGGACATCAGATGTCTCCAGAAGACAGACATGGATTTGAAGTTTGAGTGAGTTATTGTTTACTTTCTCCCTCTTGCACTCCTTATTTGTACAAGTTATTTAATCAAAGAGGActgttccccccctttttttttagttttggcaaggcaatggggttaagtggcttgcccaaggccacacagctaggtaattattaagtgtctgagacagatttgaactcaggaactcctgacttcagggctggttgctctatccactgcaccacttagttgcccccctccactgtaccacctatctgcccccgaCTGTCCCATTTTGATCTTTGTAACTAGATTCCTTGACTTTGTAAGTGCGTTTTTGTGCCCCTTTATAGACTTTATGTTGCCTAGTAACTTTAGGTCTCCAAGAGATGCTATTTCTCTTTCCAAAACGCTCCTTGTTTCCCCCAAACCTACAGTTGACATAATGAAATTAACCCTGATCATAATGGGGAAAATTGTGGAAGTTAGTAAGTTagttatttctgataaagaacaaATCTGGTCTCCTACTATTGTAAGTATGCAATGCTATCTCTCCATATATTAATTACTATCTTAGGAAGACAGAAGATTATTATTATGTCTGAAACTTGTTATACATTAATCCAGGCAAGGAGATAACTCTACATCTCATTTTAGATAACATTGGATAAGGATGATGTTCTTTGAAGAGCAACTGTGCAATTTAATAGACTAGCCCCCAAGGTGGTTTAATggattcttttatcctttttttatggATAAATATCCCAGTCTCCCTTTGCTCAGGGTGGTAATTTCCATAATTGCCTCCACCCATAGATTtggtaaatcttagagaataaacttTATGtccaaattaatttcctttggttttgatttatatttaaataattaaggCTTATAATAGAAATCAGCAAAGATTGCAGAGTAGCAAGAAGCAGCTCAGACTAGTTCTCTCTCACAAATTCTACAACAAAGCTTAAAGAAAATTACCTGACCATTGGATTGGAAAATTCCAAGAGAATGGATGGAGATTCTCCCCtcaatatactatttttttcctagcccAGGTCAGCAATGAGTGATTTTTCTAGCCCAGTCAGCAAAAGGATATAGTTGGAGACCTGGAGTAAATGGGAAGGGAGTCCAGTTAGATTACTGGTGTTAtatgtcttttgttctcaaagaggaatGTGACAAAAGTCCCAGCAGAGTCTCCTCCTCCCAGTGGGTTAGGTTCACTGATCCAGAACAAAGGGACCCAAGGCTGTTGCCCCTGGGTCCCATGACTCACAAAATCAAGGTGGACTGAGGAAAAAGTCAAAGATGAGCACAAACCAGACCCAAAGCCACTTACTGAATAAAGACCAGGGAACGGCTTGCTGTTTGTTTTTGATCTCTGGTGGACATTGCATATTCAGTCCTGAAGACCTAGAGTTGAGTAAGCTAGGTAACTATCAGACAAGAAGGTGAACTGGAAGCTCTATAATTGGAACCTAAGATTCTTCTAGCTAGCTGACAGAGCACGGCCTGGGGACAGCAGCGATCCACTGGTGATCCAACCCTAGACCAGGCTAGAGAAGCTTCAACCAGGCCCTAACTGGGATAGGGTAAGATCACACATTCCCCTATAGCGGATTGCTTAGGGTGCACCGAAAACTTGAAGGCCACAGCATTGAACATCTAGAGAAAGGGATCCAAGAGAATACAAAACAGAACCTATCAAGGCCCAGATATCCCTTCCATAAGAGCAAAGAGCCTAATCCTAAAACAAACTCAATATTATGGAATTAAAGATAGAAGTATGAATAACCAAATGCAGTAAACTGTTAGGGTTTCAAAAACTTCTGATAAATGAAATGAGATCACttgaggaaagaatttgaaaagaaagaagaactcTAGAGGAAATTCTTGGAAGGAGAATGAACAATTTTACAGAAAAGGTACAAAACCTAGCCCACATAATAGAttttctgaaaattagaatgaataaAATTACAAGTGAATGACTTCATAAACCTAGGATATATGTTagaagaaagtcaaaagaattttttttaaaaaagaaaaagttataaaaGATGATCATAtcaaaacaactgacttggaaaatagatcagtGAAGGAAAAAATCCAAGAACATTGGATGAAGgccaagaacaaaaaaaaattagtttggaTGTCATATTTTAAgatatcataaattaaaatttcccagactttttaaaaacagaaagcaaagtgaaaatagaaattaCTGATCAGTTCCCAGAAGAAACTTTagagtttcttttttcattttagaatgaaAAGTGTTcagaatatcatagccaaaatctagaatttacagatcaaaaaaaaaaaaatgatgcaagaATCcaggaaaaaaggtcaagaattgtGGAGTTGTCTTCAAAATCATACAAAATTTGATGGCTTCTATACTAAAAGAGAGGAGCTTGGAAAAACAATATTCCGAAAGGCAAAATATAttaatttgaatgaaaaataaaatgtaaatacatTTGAGCAAGTAGAAGGGACTACACAACAACAAGCCATTTACATGTGATCTTAGGAATTCATTCAATGTCAgtcagcttcagttttcttatctgtaaaatggggaagataTTATTATATTCTTCACAGAAATTTTGTGAAGACCAAGtaagataaaatgtaaaactTTGTAAGCCTAAAGTGCTATGGAAATGCTATTCTTGTTAGTGAAAGGGGGTAGAAGAAACATATACCATCACAGAACCTAAATGTCATCAAGGGTCATAATGTTAGACATAAGACAGGAGGCTGGGAGAGGGTTTGTAATTTTAATGTCTTGATGCtgttaaaaggaaaggaaaggaaaaagggattttctgtgtgtgtgtgtgtgtgtgtgtgtgtgtgtgtgtaaggaaaCTGaccattttatataatcaaaatggaCAAATAGAAGACTAtacaaaaatggagaaaaaagatggGGGATGGGCTTCATTTGAACCTTTTTCACGTGATCTAGTCAAAGAAGGCTAGAACATATATAAGCATGTACAGAGTTTGGTGTAGAAATGCATTCACTGCAGAAacagaagagagaggagaagggaaatggGAGAATTGAAAGGAAGGTAAATTCAGAGATATATAAgtcataaacaaaaacaaacaaaagaacaaaacaaccATTAACCTTAGAGGGTGAATCATGAAGGAGATTTCCTTTAGGAATTCCTttagagaggcagctaggtggtaacagtggatagagcaccggtcctggagtctggaggacctgagttctattccagactcagactcttaatacttacctagctatgtgaccttgggcaagtctcttaaccccattaccttgcaaaagtaaaaaaaaaaagaggagttcCTTTAGAGAATAAatgcagggcagctagatggttcagtggatagagcactggccttggaatcaagagtacctgagttcaaatccgacctcagtcacttaataattacctaactgtgtggccttgggcaagccacttaaccctattgtcttgcaaatactaagagagagagagagagagagagagacagagagagagagagagagagagagaataaatgcaaCAATATTAAAGATTTCTctttaggaaaagaaagaaaaggtaaagaattGCAATTGGTTGTTTGGGGAAAGAAGATGGAAATAGATTACATCTAACAAAATTCACAAGTGCTCTGATCATTGCTCACTCCCCTCTTCTTCATAAAGAGAGATTTGAgggacaaagagaagaaaaagcataaGAGGCTAGAAGGAAATAGTATATCTATATGTAAATGGCATTAACTCacccataaaaatggaaaacGATATCAtcatggattaaaaatcagaatttcacAATATGCTGTTTACCAGAAAGACACTGGAATCATAAAAATTCACTCAGAGCTAAATAAGAAGTTATTATTCCTCaacttaactttaaaaaaaggcagggggatgcagctaggtggtgctgtggataaaacactggccccagaatcagaggacctgatttcaaatgtaatctcagacatttaaaaattatctagctgtatgaccttgggcaagccacttaactgcattgctttgcaaaaaggaaaaaaaaaagacagggataGCAATCAAGATCTCATTCAATGCAAATGCAATATTGAACTTGGTTAAAAGAGGTTAACAAGAAAAGTATAGTATGTGTAAAGGTTCTGaagacaatgaattaatattgACGCTAAATATACTAACAGAGTGTTTCTAGCTGTTTCTTCCTGACATTTATTTAGCTTAAGTACAGAGTATCCCAAATGACTTAATACAATTTTAGACAGAAaattacactaagacttttgggacactcaaTAGTTAACAGAAACGTTAAATGAGTTTCAGAGATAAATAGTAAAAAAGCTATAAAAGTAGAGAAACTCATAGTATCCTTTTCAGACTaacaaaaaactaagaaaaactaacaagaaggaaattaaggatctgaatggtttttaaaaagtaaattaagatGAATCTGGCCATCACTTAATGTGAACAGAGTGGTATGTATATTTCTCATTTGTACATgatacttttacaaaaattggcTGTGTGTTAAGGCattacaaagaaaagcagaaaaatta
This region includes:
- the SULT2B1 gene encoding sulfotransferase 2B1 isoform X2 translates to MEGTVAPRIPDINEVYPDLRRMMTRAFFKYKGINFPMGLYSPETISYIEKDFKVKDDDIFIVTYPKSGTTWMIEILSVLLKDGDPSWARSVPNWERAPWCETIQGFLSIKHMSTPRLISSHLPIQLFPRDFFNSKAKVIYISRNPRDVLVSLYHYSKIAGHLKDPENPDQFLQDFLNGEMQFGSWFDHIKGWMRMEGKDNFLFITYEELQEDLRGSVRRISDFLGHSLEESALDSVVENSAFRTMKENTMSNYTLLPNILLDHRQGNFLRKGVCGDWKNHFTVTQSEVFDQIYREKMQGLKTTFPWDEDLGDTNPILGPGAWDL
- the SULT2B1 gene encoding sulfotransferase 2B1 isoform X1 — its product is MVRRMMTRAFFKYKGINFPMGLYSPETISYIEKDFKVKDDDIFIVTYPKSGTTWMIEILSVLLKDGDPSWARSVPNWERAPWCETIQGFLSIKHMSTPRLISSHLPIQLFPRDFFNSKAKVIYISRNPRDVLVSLYHYSKIAGHLKDPENPDQFLQDFLNGEMQFGSWFDHIKGWMRMEGKDNFLFITYEELQEDLRGSVRRISDFLGHSLEESALDSVVENSAFRTMKENTMSNYTLLPNILLDHRQGNFLRKGVCGDWKNHFTVTQSEVFDQIYREKMQGLKTTFPWDEDLGDTNPILGPGAWDL